In a genomic window of Trichosurus vulpecula isolate mTriVul1 chromosome X unlocalized genomic scaffold, mTriVul1.pri SUPER_X_unloc_1, whole genome shotgun sequence:
- the SLC6A8 gene encoding sodium- and chloride-dependent creatine transporter 1: MAKKTTENGIYSVSREKKGSLLDSADGAPPAKAEVVAAGRGGPGSGPGLAIPPRETWTRQMDFIMSCVGFAVGLGNVWRFPYLCYKNGGGVFLIPYLVIALLGGIPIFFLEISLGQFMKAGSINVWNICPLFKGLGFASMVIVFYCNTYYIMVLAWGFYYLVKSFTASLPWASCGHDWNTPECVEIFRLEDCANASIANLTCDQLSDQRSPVIDFWEKKVLRLSSGLEVPGDLNWEVTLCLLACWVLVYFCVWKGVKSTGKIVYFTATFPYVVLLVLLVRGVMLPGALDGIIYYLKPDWSKLGSPQVWIDAGTQIFFSYAIGLGALTALGSYNRFNNNCYKDAIILALINSGTSFFAGFVVFSILGFMATEQGVHISKVAESGPGLAFIAYPRAVTLMPMAPLWAALFFFMLLLLGLDSQFVGVEGFVTGLLDLLPASYYFRFHREISVALCCVVCFIIDLSMVTEGGMYVFQLFDYYSASGVTLLWQAFWECAVVAWVYGADRFMDDVACMIGYRPSPWMKWCWSLFTPLVCMGIFTFNVVYYKPLVYNNTYVYPWWGEAVGWCFAFSSMLCVPLYLLYHLLRAKGTFIERWRDLTQPVWGVHHLEYKAPDSDVRGLTTLTPVSESSKVIVVESVM; encoded by the exons ATGGCGAAGAAGACCACAGAGAACGGCATCTACAGCGTGTCCCGGGAAAAGAAGGGCTCGCTTCTTGACTCCGCGGACGGGGCCCCCCCAGCCAAGGCAGAGGTGGTGGCAGCCGGGCGGGGGGGCCCGGGCTCAGGCCCAGGCCTGGCCATCCCGCCCCGGGAGACATGGACCCGCCAGATGGACTTCATCATGTCTTGTGTGGGCTTCGCGGTGGGCCTTGGCAACGTCTGGCGTTTCCCATACCTGTGCTACAAGAACGGCGGAG gAGTATTTCTCATCCCATATCTTGTGATTGCTCTCCTGGGAGGGATCCCCATTTTCTTCCTCGAGATCTCGCTGGGCCAGTTTATGAAAGCTGGCAGCATCAATGTTTGGAACATCTGCCCCCTCTTCAAAG GCCTAGGATTTGCCTCGATGGTGATTGTCTTCTATTGTAACACTTACTACATCATGGTGCTGGCCTGGGGTTTCTACTACCTGGTGAAGTCCTTCACGGCCTCACTACCCTGGGCCTCCTGCGGGCATGACTGGAACACCCCAGAGTGTGTGGAGATCTTCCGCCTGGAGGATTGTGCCAATGCCAGCATAGCCAACCTCACCTGTGACCAACTCTCAGATCAGCGCTCCCCTGTCATTGACTTCTGGGA AAAGAAAGTCCTTCGCCTGTCTTCAGGTCTAGAGGTGCCTGGGGATCTTAACTGGGAGGTGACTCTCTGCCTTCTAGCCTGTTGGGTTTTGGTCTATTTCTGCGTCTGGAAGGGAGTCAAGTCAACCGGAAAG ATTGTTTATTTCACTGCTACATTCCCGTATGTCGTCCTACTTGTCCTGCTGGTGAGGGGGGTCATGCTGCCAGGAGCATTGGACGGCATCATCTACTATCTCAAGCCTGACTGGTCGAAGCTGGGGTCTCCACAG gtGTGGATTGATGCTGGCACACAGATCTTCTTTTCCTATGCCATCGGCCTGGGGGCACTCACAGCCCTGGGCAGCTACAATCGTTTTAACAACAACTGCTACAA GGACGCCATTATACTGGCGCTCATCAACAGCGGCACCAGCTTCTTTGCTGGCTTTGTGGTGTTCTCCATCCTGGGCTTCATGGCCACAGAACAGGGTGTGCACATCTCTAAGGTGGCTGAGTCAG GACCAGGGCTGGCCTTCATTGCATATCCCCGGGCTGTTACCCTGATGCCTATGGCTCCACTCTGGGCTGCCCTCTTCTTCTTCATGTTACTGCTGCTCGGCCTGGACAGCCAG TTCGTAGGGGTAGAAGGATTTGTCACTGGTCTCCTGGATCTCCTCCCAGCCTCCTACTACTTTCGTTTCCATCGGGAGATCTCTGTAGCTTTGTGTTGTGTAGTCTGCTTCATCATTGACCTTTCCATGGTTACTGAA GGCGGCATGTACGTCTTCCAGCTGTTTGACTACTATTCGGCCAGTGGTGTGACCTTGCTGTGGCAGGCTTTCTGGGAGTGTGCAGTGGTTGCCTGGGTTTATG GTGCTGACCGGTTCATGGATGATGTTGCCTGTATGATCGGCTACCGGCCTTCCCCTTGGATGAAATGGTGCTGGTCCTTGTTCACCCCACTGGTCTGCATG GGCATCTTCACCTTCAATGTGGTATATTACAAGCCACTTGTATACAACAACACCTACGTGTACCCATGGTGGGGCGAAGCAGTGGGCTGGTGCTTTGCCTTTTCCTCCATGCTGTGTGTGCCGCTTTACCTACTCTACCACCTCCTCAGGGCCAAGGGGACATTCATTGAG CGTTGGCGTGACCTGACCCAGCCAGTGTGGGGTGTCCATCACTTGGAGTACAAGGCCCCTGACTCTGATGTCAGGGGCCTGACCACCCTGACTCCAGTGTCTGAGAGCAGCAAGGTCATCGTGGTGGAAAGTGTCATGTGA